The Rhododendron vialii isolate Sample 1 chromosome 8a, ASM3025357v1 genome has a window encoding:
- the LOC131298825 gene encoding F-box/LRR-repeat protein 4-like isoform X1: protein MDTIICDELLEEVFHRLPPPSSSSPTTTDVSLVSKRWLRLHRSSQSTLSLHLSPSTCPPTSLSSFLSHFPYLSSLSLTTTPSLPADDAVSPFSDTLLLSAASSCPKLIHLRLSPSPVSFFPLLSLSTSCPRLASLSISLSKPLSFHWLLFFPLLKTLTVVVSPSLAAEYERAASKAKCFDAELKLQTLVLSGIRCGDCGFDWLWRSCKKLKKLQLHSCEGIGDDTSVSSFVNCLKCLQEVELRSCRPMVNDVLSKLAENCASLSSLVVYDGGSREGLLHFITHSRCDLRKLDLRLPLDLENNHLLAVAENFVSLSSLRLQSCCLVTGEGLKTIGLAMSNELEELALINCDVVEREPGLLTTLGQSLRNLRKLDLSYNEMLVDKEFISMLVSCNCLRELKVRGCRGLTNASVVSMFKSCKQLESVDIRDCRGIEAEAVELFVLNCVGLRQIHVDESKLSDVTRSWASKKFVEVVV from the coding sequence ATGGACACAATCATCTGCGACGAGCTCCTGGAAGAAGTCTTCCACCGCCTCCCCCCGccgtcctcctcctcccccactACCACCGATGTCTCCCTCGTCTCCAAGCGGTGGCTCCGCCTCCACCGCTCCTCCCAATCCACCCTCTCCCTCCACCTCTCCCCCTCCACCTGTCCccccacctctctctcctctttcctctCCCACTTCCCTTacctctcctccctctctctcaccaccACCCCCTCCCTCCCCGCCGATGACGCCGTCTCACCTTTCTCCGACACCCTCCTCCTCTCCGCCGCCTCCTCCTGCCCCAAACTCATACACCTCCGCCTCTCCCCCTCCCCAGTCTCTTTCttccccctcctctctctctccacctcctGCCCTCGCCTCgcctctctctccatctccctctccaaaCCCCTCTCCTTCCACTGGCTCCTCTTCTTCCCCCTCCTCAAAACCCTGACCGTCGTCGTTTCCCCCTCCCTCGCCGCCGAATACGAACGCGCTGCTTCGAAAGCGAAGTGCTTCGACGCCGAGCTGAAACTCCAGACCCTAGTTCTGTCCGGGATCCGGTGCGGCGACTGCGGTTTCGATTGGCTGTGGAGAAGCTGTAAAAAGCTTAAGAAACTGCAGCTACACAGCTGCGAAGGAATCGGCGACGATACGTCGGTCTCGTCGTTTGTTAATTGCTTGAAATGTCTCCAAGAAGTGGAATTGAGGAGTTGTAGACCCATGGTTAACGATGTTTTATCGAAATTGGCCGAGAACTGTGCGTCTTTGAGCTCTTTAGTGGTGTATGATGGTGGTAGTAGAGAGGGATTACTTCATTTCATTACTCATAGTCGTTGTGATTTGCGAAAACTCGATTTACGTTTACCTCTTGACCTTGAAAACAATCACTTATTGGCTGTGGCTGAGAATTTCGTGAGTTTGTCGAGTCTTAGGTTACAGAGTTGTTGTCTGGTTACTGGTGAAGGGCTTAAGACGATCGGGTTAGCTATGAGTAATGAGCTTGAAGAATTGGCTTTGATAAACTGTGATGTGGTTGAAAGAGAACCAGGGTTGTTGACCACTTTGGGACAGAGTTTGAGAAATTTGAGGAAGTTAGATTTGTCTTATAATGAAATGTTGGTGGATAAAGAGTTTATATCGATGCTTGTGTCGTGTAATTGTTTGAGGGAATTGAAGGTGAGGGGGTGTAGAGGGTTGACAAATGCGTCCGTGGTTTCAATGTTTAAGAGCTGCAAGCAGTTGGAGAGTGTAGATATAAGGGATTGTCGTGGGATCGAGGCGGAGGCTGTTgagttatttgttttgaattgtgtgGGGTTGAGGCAGATACATGTTGATGAAAGCAAGCTTTCAGATGTTACCAGGTCGTGGGCTTCAAAGAAGTTCGTTGAGGTGGTTGTTTGA
- the LOC131298825 gene encoding F-box/LRR-repeat protein 4-like isoform X2 produces the protein MDTIICDELLEEVFHRLPPPSSSSPTTTDVSLVSKRWLRLHRSSQSTLSLHLSPSTCPPTSLSSFLSHFPYLSSLSLTTTPSLPADDAVSPFSDTLLLSAASSCPKLIHLRLSPSPVSFFPLLSLSTSCPRLASLSISLSKPLSFHWLLFFPLLKTLTVVVSPSLAAEYERAASKAKCFDAELKLQTLVLSGIRCGDCGFDWLWRSCKKLKKLQLHSCEGIGDDTSVSSFVNCLKCLQEVELRSCRPMVNDVLSKLAENCASLSSLVVYDGGSREGLLHFITHSRCDLRKLDLRLPLDLENNHLLAVAENFVSLSSLRLQSCCLVTGEGLKTIGLAMSNELEELALINCDVVEREPGLLTTLGQSLRNLRKLDLSYNEMLVDKEFISMLVSCNCLRELKVRGCRGLTNASVVSMFKSCKQLESVDIRDCRGIEAEAVELFVLNCVGLRQIHVDESKLSDVTRSWASKKFVEVVV, from the coding sequence ATGGACACAATCATCTGCGACGAGCTCCTGGAAGAAGTCTTCCACCGCCTCCCCCCGccgtcctcctcctcccccactACCACCGATGTCTCCCTCGTCTCCAAGCGGTGGCTCCGCCTCCACCGCTCCTCCCAATCCACCCTCTCCCTCCACCTCTCCCCCTCCACCTGTCCccccacctctctctcctctttcctctCCCACTTCCCTTacctctcctccctctctctcaccaccACCCCCTCCCTCCCCGCCGATGACGCCGTCTCACCTTTCTCCGACACCCTCCTCCTCTCCGCCGCCTCCTCCTGCCCCAAACTCATACACCTCCGCCTCTCCCCCTCCCCAGTCTCTTTCttccccctcctctctctctccacctcctGCCCTCGCCTCgcctctctctccatctccctctccaaaCCCCTCTCCTTCCACTGGCTCCTCTTCTTCCCCCTCCTCAAAACCCTGACCGTCGTCGTTTCCCCCTCCCTCGCCGCCGAATACGAACGCGCTGCTTCGAAAGCGAAGTGCTTCGACGCCGAGCTGAAACTCCAGACCCTAGTTCTGTCCGGGATCCGGTGCGGCGACTGCGGTTTCGATTGGCTGTGGAGAAGCTGTAAAAAGCTTAAGAAACTGCAGCTACACAGCTGCGAAGGAATCGGCGACGATACGTCGGTCTCGTCGTTTGTTAATTGCTTGAAATGTCTCCAAGAAGTGGAATTGAGGAGTTGTAGACCCATGGTTAACGATGTTTTATCGAAATTGGCCGAGAACTGTGCGTCTTTGAGCTCTTTAGTGGTGTATGATGGTGGTAGTAGAGAGGGATTACTTCATTTCATTACTCATAGTCGTTGTGATTTGCGAAAACTCGATTTACGTTTACCTCTTGACCTTGAAAACAATCACTTATTGGCTGTGGCTGAGAATTTCGTGAGTTTGTCGAGTCTTAGGTTACAGAGTTGTTGTCTGGTTACTGGTGAAGGGCTTAAGACGATCGGGTTAGCTATGAGTAATGAGCTTGAAGAATTGGCTTTGATAAACTGTGATGTGGTTGAAAGAGAACCAGGGTTGTTGACCACTTTGGGACAGAGTTTGAGAAATTTGAGGAAGTTAGATTTGTCTTATAATGAAATGTTGGTGGATAAAGAGTTTATATCGATGCTTGTGTCGTGTAATTGTTTGAGGGAATTGAAGGTGAGGGGGTGTAGAGGGTTGACAAATGCGTCCGTGGTTTCAATGTTTAAGAGCTGCAAGCAGTTGGAGAGTGTAGATATAAGGGATTGTCGTGGGATCGAGGCGGAGGCTGTTgagttatttgttttgaattgtgtgGGGTTGAGGCAGATACATGTTGATGAAAGCAAGCTTTCAGATGTTACCAGGTCGTGGGCTTCAAAGAAGTTCGTTGAG